Genomic DNA from Turicibacter faecis:
AAAAGACTTTGAAAACGCAAGTGGATCTTGGTATCCACAGGATCGGGCGATATCCGAGACGGATAAGTCGGTTTCAGTTAACAACTGTGCGGCCTTTGTCATTCGAAATTGGATCAGGAATTGTTGAACAGACATGCCAACATGCTTTTGAAATAAGGCAGTCAAATAGGTTCGATTGAGACAAAGATAGTGGGATACATCACTAACTTTAATAGAATTGGCATAGTTATTTTGAATAAAGGCAATGGCCTGGTTAATGTAATGGTTTTCGTTTTTAGCCTGTTTAGATAGATTGTTTGGAGCTGATTCCGCTAATTTTGCTAAACATAAGTAAAGTAATCCTTGGTATTTTAATTCATTTGCCTGTGTAAGACTGTTGTAGTTGAGCATTTCGGTGACATAATTTTGTAACTCTTCACAATGCTCGTAGTGTAAGACTAATTGTTGGTCGGAAAATCCCGCAGCCTCTAAATATTTTTTTGCCATTTCTCCATCAAACCCAATCCAAACATAAGTCCATGGTTGGACCGGGTCAGCCTGGTAAAAGGTAAGTTCGTCAGGACGAATGAGAAAACATTGATTTTTAGTGATCTCATAGCATTGATCTTTTGAGTAATAACGCCCCTTTCCATCCATTACAAAATGTAATAAATAGTTAGAGCGGATAGCCGGTCCAAACGAATGAGAAGACTCGCACTGGTGTATTCCACAAAAACATAGATATAAATCACGGAAATGTTTATAATTAACTTCAAGACTTAAATGTGACACAATGAAATGCTTCCTCCCCCGAAAAAGACTAGATTTATTCTTATTATAACACGAAATGAAAGCGTTTGAATATATCAAAAAGAATGCAAATAGGCGTTTATTTGAAAATAGGTGGGAACTGGGGTGGTAGGAATAAAAAGTGAGAAATGTTTGAAAGGTTGATGCAAAGGGAAACTTAATTATAAAAGATGAAAAGTTAACTTGTTAGATTTATTCTTATGAGAATGTTAATTAGCCCTATTAGTCTATGATGGAGAATTTAAATGATTTTGGTCAAAGAGATTAATCGTTAGATGACTTATAAAAAGATGGATATAACAATTATTTATATAGGTTGCACGTTGAACAAATTTTTTTGATTTAAAAGTTGTAAAATTTGCGCTGCCCCGTCGAAAAAAATATAAATTTGCGTATTTTAAAGAGGATTTGAGAATACTAATAGTGGTTTCCGTTTATGAAACCAATTTCGTTAGAGGAGGTAGTTTAAATGTCTAATTGTAATCGTACTCCCGATCAAGAAGAGTTTGCTGAGGAAGTGGCAACTGGAGCCAAACACGTGGCGCATAAAGTTGCCCATGAAGTTAAAGATTTAGCGGCTGATGTAGAACATGGAGCTAAAAAAGTGATGAATGAGGTAGAGGATGTTGCCGAAGACGTAGCGTACAACGCAAGTAAAATGGCGCATAAAGCAGCCCATGGTGTTAAAGATGCGGCTGAAGACGTGGCTCATGGGGCTAAAAAAGTGGTGAATGGTGCTGAGGATGTTGCCGAAGATGTCGCTCATCATATCGCTAAAGGAGCCAAACATGTCGCTCATGCAACAGAACACGTTTTACATGAAGCGAAAGATGGTCTAGAAAACGTGGGCGAGAAAATTGAGCATGCCTCAAAAAAAGTGGTAAATAAAACAAAAGAATTCGTTGACGATATCGTCCATCCGAATGATCATTTAGAACAATAAAAAAAACAGCCCATCTGGGCTGTTTTCATTTATAACTGATGTTTTATCTAACAGAAGTTAGTGTTGCAATCATTTCAATGAACGGCGGTGTGATGTAAAATAAGGCAGTTCCAATAACTAAACCTTTAACCGCGTCTTTTAACATTTGAATTTGTTTCATTTTTATATCCTCCTTTGGTGTTTAATAACCCCAAAGGTTTTACAGGCCTTCTTCCTATAAAACGCGTGGTGCGTTTAAACAAGAAAAATAAACAGAGCCTAGTGGCCGCGTTTTCCGTCTGTTATTCGGAAATTAGCCGTCATATTGGTTTCTGTGATAATCTATTGTTTATCATTTACGTTTGCAATCTGAGCTCTATTTATGAAAAAGCGCTCGTAATTAACTTATGTGGTAATTACTTTCTTTTTGTGAATGCTTCGTCATTATCATTTCCGACGATAATGTTAACAACACATCAAGAACAGTACATGGAAATTGTTCTTTCCCTAAACCTCGAAACATTCCTTGTCTTAACGCAAGGGGTTGGTTTAATATCATAACATCCTTCTTGAAATAATGCAAGAGAAAAAATGAAAAAAATAGATGTAGGGATTAAATAAATTTAGATTTAAGTCTTGTATCTTTATAGGAACTCACGCATAATTAAAGATAATTATAAGTTAAAATAATGGTTCTACGATGGATCTAAATAAATGGTTTTATGTTGAATTTCGTCCGTTTTGCTCGGTATCACGA
This window encodes:
- a CDS encoding AraC family transcriptional regulator, with amino-acid sequence MSHLSLEVNYKHFRDLYLCFCGIHQCESSHSFGPAIRSNYLLHFVMDGKGRYYSKDQCYEITKNQCFLIRPDELTFYQADPVQPWTYVWIGFDGEMAKKYLEAAGFSDQQLVLHYEHCEELQNYVTEMLNYNSLTQANELKYQGLLYLCLAKLAESAPNNLSKQAKNENHYINQAIAFIQNNYANSIKVSDVSHYLCLNRTYLTALFQKHVGMSVQQFLIQFRMTKAAQLLTETDLSVSDIARSCGYQDPLAFSKSFKKIHCVSPTEFRLIKKQDV